A stretch of the Streptomyces sp. NBC_00078 genome encodes the following:
- a CDS encoding roadblock/LC7 domain-containing protein, whose translation MIQQRANFDWMLKDLADGVPGIEMIVVLSADGLRIARYGGDPDAADRVAAACAGLQSLAGAVAHEIPGSDGRMKLVIIEINGGYFYLMAAGANAYLAVLSDVVAEPGLMSNRMRDLVVRIGAHLTSPPRRNGQTV comes from the coding sequence GTGATCCAGCAGCGAGCCAACTTCGACTGGATGCTCAAGGATCTCGCCGACGGAGTACCGGGCATCGAGATGATCGTGGTGCTCTCCGCCGACGGCCTGCGCATCGCTCGCTACGGGGGCGATCCGGACGCCGCCGACCGTGTCGCCGCGGCCTGCGCGGGGCTGCAGAGCCTCGCGGGCGCCGTCGCCCACGAGATCCCGGGCAGCGACGGCCGGATGAAGCTGGTCATCATCGAGATCAACGGCGGCTACTTCTATCTGATGGCCGCAGGAGCCAACGCCTACCTCGCGGTGCTCTCCGACGTGGTCGCCGAACCCGGACTGATGAGCAACCGCATGCGCGATCTCGTCGTACGCATCGGGGCCCATCTCACCAGCCCGCCCCGGCGCAACGGGCAGACCGTATGA
- a CDS encoding sensor histidine kinase KdpD, giving the protein MVSVQSPPQPRELPYARVLLLPAILMAAATGAAVAMVAVPARAAVVWCGAVATLLVIATAAEAVRRGRALRTLRETSARHSAYLEQRLAGHEQELHRLGHEITPTAIYYLRGGNSPTEVIRQLGNIDPSYSELSEAQVALLKRMLDIVDTEDAMRDSSQRSFVSIARRVQAIVHQQANELREMEEDHGRNPEVFDDLLRIDHGTALIGRLADSISVLGGGRPGRQWPAPVPLYSVLRGAMSRILEYRRISLDSIAKVNIGGTSVEPVIHACAELLDNATRYSPPQTKVHVTATEVQTGIAIEIEDAGVSLSEEARAKTENMLERAKAGVDLQDLGESPRLGLAVVGRLCKTYDMQISLRSSAYGGVRAVLVVPRVMMTNDPAPGLAHGVGATAAPKLDLGDIEGPKRAPKRRRPTSPRIPAGVSMEDEVPEVTEWTAGGLPQRRSRVKIPLSQRLAEQAAAERAEREARATRPAWATPVPDPEPEPETKEPEPGLWVEAFWEGLKGDADPTAFSQSTTEPARIEADDERDHK; this is encoded by the coding sequence ATGGTGAGTGTTCAATCCCCTCCTCAGCCCCGTGAACTTCCTTACGCGCGCGTGCTGTTGCTGCCCGCCATACTGATGGCCGCGGCGACCGGAGCAGCGGTCGCCATGGTGGCCGTGCCGGCCCGGGCGGCCGTCGTCTGGTGCGGCGCCGTCGCCACGCTCCTGGTGATCGCCACGGCGGCCGAAGCGGTACGGCGAGGCCGCGCCCTGCGGACCCTGCGTGAGACGAGCGCCCGTCACAGTGCGTATCTGGAACAGCGCCTGGCCGGACATGAGCAGGAGTTGCACCGCCTGGGACACGAGATCACGCCGACCGCCATCTACTACCTGCGCGGCGGCAACTCCCCCACAGAGGTGATTCGCCAACTCGGCAACATCGACCCCTCCTACAGCGAACTGTCCGAAGCCCAGGTGGCGTTGCTCAAGCGGATGCTCGACATCGTCGACACCGAGGACGCCATGCGGGACTCCTCGCAGCGCTCCTTCGTCAGCATCGCCCGCCGCGTCCAGGCGATCGTGCACCAACAGGCCAACGAACTCCGCGAGATGGAGGAGGACCACGGCCGCAACCCCGAGGTCTTCGACGACCTGCTGCGCATCGACCACGGCACCGCGCTGATCGGCCGCCTCGCCGACTCGATCTCCGTGCTCGGCGGCGGCCGCCCGGGACGTCAGTGGCCGGCGCCCGTCCCGCTGTACAGCGTGCTGCGCGGCGCCATGTCCCGCATCCTCGAATACCGGCGCATCTCGCTGGACTCGATCGCCAAGGTCAACATCGGTGGCACCTCCGTCGAGCCGGTCATCCACGCCTGCGCCGAACTCCTCGACAACGCCACGCGCTACTCGCCCCCGCAGACCAAGGTCCATGTCACCGCGACCGAGGTGCAGACCGGCATCGCCATCGAGATCGAGGACGCCGGCGTCAGCCTCAGCGAGGAGGCCCGCGCCAAGACCGAGAACATGCTGGAGCGCGCCAAGGCCGGCGTCGACCTCCAGGACCTCGGCGAGTCCCCGCGCCTCGGCCTCGCCGTCGTCGGCCGCCTGTGCAAGACGTACGACATGCAGATCTCGCTGCGTTCCTCGGCGTACGGCGGTGTCCGCGCCGTCCTGGTCGTGCCGCGCGTGATGATGACGAACGACCCGGCGCCCGGCCTCGCCCACGGCGTCGGCGCCACCGCGGCGCCCAAGCTCGACCTCGGCGACATCGAAGGTCCCAAGCGTGCCCCGAAGCGGCGTCGCCCCACCAGCCCGCGCATCCCGGCCGGCGTGTCCATGGAGGACGAGGTCCCCGAGGTCACCGAGTGGACCGCCGGCGGGCTGCCGCAGCGGCGCAGCCGCGTCAAGATCCCGCTCAGCCAGCGGCTCGCCGAACAGGCCGCCGCCGAACGGGCCGAGCGGGAGGCCCGTGCGACCCGGCCCGCCTGGGCGACGCCGGTGCCCGACCCGGAGCCCGAGCCGGAGACGAAGGAGCCCGAACCGGGGCTCTGGGTCGAGGCGTTCTGGGAGGGACTCAAGGGCGACGCGGACCCGACCGCATTCAGCCAGTCGACCACCGAGCCGGCCCGTATCGAGGCCGACGACGAGAGGGACCACAAGTGA
- a CDS encoding TetR/AcrR family transcriptional regulator, with amino-acid sequence MGTPGGGVGRRVGRPRAAQRPDSGLQPREELLAAAAELFTTHGYAATTTRAVAERAGMRQASMYHYVSGKEELLAELLESTVTPSLTYARKLLADDAARPEDRLWQLCRTDVELLCGGPYNLGGLYLLPEVRAERFAGFHAVRAELKDAYRQLLAATVAGRALVKTGLDLRTDLLFGLIEGVILVHRSDPERPVSAFAEATADAALRIAGI; translated from the coding sequence ATGGGAACGCCGGGTGGAGGAGTCGGCCGCCGGGTCGGCAGGCCGCGGGCCGCGCAGCGGCCGGACAGCGGTCTGCAGCCGCGCGAGGAACTGCTCGCGGCGGCCGCCGAGTTGTTCACCACCCATGGTTACGCGGCCACCACCACCCGTGCGGTCGCCGAGCGCGCCGGCATGCGGCAGGCCTCGATGTACCACTACGTCTCCGGCAAGGAGGAGCTGCTCGCCGAGCTCCTGGAGTCCACGGTCACGCCTTCGCTGACGTACGCCAGGAAGCTCCTCGCCGACGACGCGGCCCGGCCCGAGGACCGGCTGTGGCAGCTGTGCCGGACCGACGTGGAGCTGCTGTGCGGCGGCCCGTACAACCTCGGCGGGCTCTATCTGCTGCCCGAGGTGCGCGCCGAGCGGTTCGCCGGCTTCCATGCCGTGCGCGCCGAACTCAAGGACGCCTACCGGCAGTTGCTCGCCGCCACGGTCGCCGGGCGCGCGCTCGTCAAGACCGGGCTCGATCTCCGTACGGACCTGTTGTTCGGCTTGATCGAGGGCGTGATCCTGGTGCACCGCTCCGACCCCGAGCGCCCGGTGTCGGCCTTCGCGGAGGCCACGGCGGACGCGGCCCTGCGGATCGCGGGCATCTGA
- a CDS encoding urea amidolyase associated protein UAAP1: MATATTYGARDHARAQDGARAEAMPVVPSADWPDPPCEAGHLVWAETVAGGNYTHKVLARGTELRLTDVRGDACAHLVLFVADRPWERLNVADTVKVQWNAYLGEGRLLLSDQGRVLASVVTDTSGRHDALCGTSSLVRNTERYGDGTPQSASPAGRELLKLAAAKNGLQPRDLPPSLSFFQGVEVREDGALDFTGSAGPGGSVTLRAEQALTVLIANVPHPADPRPDYVSTPLEVLAWRAAPTAPGDALWEATPEGRRAFLNTAEFLAARGLS, encoded by the coding sequence ATGGCGACAGCGACCACATACGGAGCCCGCGACCACGCTCGCGCCCAGGACGGCGCACGGGCCGAGGCCATGCCCGTCGTCCCGTCCGCCGACTGGCCCGACCCGCCCTGCGAGGCGGGCCACCTGGTCTGGGCCGAGACGGTGGCGGGCGGCAACTACACGCACAAGGTGCTGGCCCGCGGCACGGAGCTGCGCCTGACCGACGTGCGCGGCGACGCCTGCGCCCATCTCGTGCTGTTCGTGGCCGACCGGCCCTGGGAGCGGCTGAACGTCGCCGACACGGTGAAGGTCCAGTGGAACGCCTACCTCGGTGAGGGCCGGCTGCTGCTGTCCGACCAGGGCCGGGTCCTGGCGTCGGTCGTCACCGACACCTCCGGGCGGCACGACGCGCTGTGCGGCACCTCCAGCCTCGTACGCAACACCGAGCGGTACGGCGACGGCACCCCCCAGTCGGCCTCCCCGGCGGGGCGCGAGCTGCTGAAGCTGGCAGCCGCGAAGAACGGCCTTCAGCCGCGCGACCTGCCGCCGTCGCTGTCGTTCTTCCAGGGCGTGGAGGTGCGCGAGGACGGCGCCCTGGACTTCACCGGCTCGGCCGGCCCCGGCGGCAGCGTCACGCTCCGGGCCGAGCAGGCCCTCACCGTCCTGATCGCCAACGTGCCGCACCCGGCCGACCCGCGCCCCGACTACGTCAGCACCCCGCTGGAGGTCCTCGCCTGGCGCGCCGCGCCGACCGCGCCGGGCGACGCGCTGTGGGAGGCCACGCCCGAAGGCCGCCGCGCCTTCCTGAACACCGCCGAATTCCTTGCCGCGAGGGGGCTCTCATGA
- a CDS encoding urea amidolyase associated protein UAAP2 produces MSTPTTVSSTVIPARAAWSCVVRTGETLTITDLHGNQAVDFLVYDAHDTSVRYSAPDTIHAQGTIFLTTGSVLLSNEHTPLMTVAADEVGRHDTVGGACSKESNTLRYGHHTWSQHACVDNFLAEGARHGLGKRDLVSNINWYMNVPVEKDGTLGIVDGLSAPGRKVGLRAERDVLVLVSNCPQINNPCNGFEPTAVEMTVTAAGTVEGEGA; encoded by the coding sequence ATGAGCACGCCGACGACCGTGTCCTCGACCGTCATTCCGGCACGCGCCGCCTGGTCGTGCGTCGTCCGCACGGGCGAGACGCTGACCATCACCGACCTGCACGGCAACCAGGCCGTCGACTTCCTCGTGTACGACGCCCACGACACGTCGGTCCGCTACAGCGCCCCCGACACCATCCACGCGCAGGGCACCATCTTCCTGACCACGGGCAGCGTGCTGTTGTCCAACGAGCACACCCCGCTGATGACCGTGGCCGCCGACGAGGTGGGCCGCCACGACACGGTCGGCGGCGCCTGCTCCAAGGAGTCGAACACCCTCCGGTACGGGCACCACACCTGGTCCCAGCACGCGTGCGTGGACAACTTCCTCGCCGAGGGCGCGCGGCACGGTCTCGGCAAACGCGACCTCGTCTCCAACATCAACTGGTACATGAACGTGCCCGTCGAGAAGGACGGCACCCTCGGCATCGTCGACGGCCTCTCGGCACCGGGCCGGAAGGTCGGCCTGCGCGCCGAACGCGACGTCCTCGTGCTGGTCTCCAACTGCCCCCAGATCAACAACCCCTGCAACGGCTTCGAACCGACGGCCGTGGAGATGACGGTCACCGCGGCGGGCACCGTCGAAGGGGAAGGCGCATGA
- a CDS encoding 5-oxoprolinase/urea amidolyase family protein, translated as MTFDTLLVANRGEIAVRIIRTARELGLRTVAVYADPDRSAPHVRLADEAVRLGPAPAKESYLDADLVLKAAKDTGAGAIHPGYGFLSEDAAFARRCEDAGIVFVGPTPEQLELFGAKHTARAAAEAAGVPLAPGTGLLASVDEALAQAAVIGYPVMLKATGGGGGIGMSACRSAGELTDAWERVQRVAAASFSSAGVFLERLVEDARHVEVQVFGDGEGRVVTFGDRDCSLQRRNQKVVEEAPAPGLPAHLREQLAISARDLCASVGYRSAGTVEFVYDAAREEAYFLEVNTRLQVEHPVTEEIYGVDLVAWMLRLARGESGVVHEPGEPRGHAVEARLYAEDPSREHRPSAGLLTRVEFPPGVRVDGWVETGTEVTTSYDPLIAKVIAYGSDRAHALRRLDDALARTRVDGIETNLGLVRAALAGQDFATASHSTATLASVSDPTPRIEVVAGGTLTTVQDWPGRTGHWQVGVPPCGPMDDLSFRLGNRALGNDEGAPGLECTLQGPALRFTHPTTVCVTGAPAEVTLDGTPLAQWEPVTVPAGAVLEIGAPTRHGLRTYVLFAGGLDVPAFLGSASTFTLGRFGGHGGRALRTGDVLHGGTATDGVPVPEENRPAFTAEWHVGAAEGPHAAPEFFTEDDIRDFYAADWKVHFNSARTGVRLVGPKPRWARTDGGEAGLHPSNIHDTPYSVGAVDYTGDMPVLLGPDGPSLGGFVCPATVLSGERWKLGQLRPGDTVRFAPVTVDGSPRADIVDGGVLARDGDITYRRSGDDNLLVEFGPMQLDLALRMRVHALMEALAQEGPAGITDLTPGIRSLQIQTDPGRLAQHELLTAVREITAALPPTHELVVPSRTVHLPLSWDDPATREAIARYMAGVRDDAPWCPWNIEFIRRVNGLESVNDVYDTVFDAEYLVLGLGDVYLGAPVATPLDPRHRLVTTKYNPARTWTAENSVGIGGAYLCIYGMEGPGGYQFVGRTTQVWSGWQQRGAFEPGSPWLLRFFDRIKWYPVDADELLELRADITSGRFVPRIEEGTFSLAEYQGFLAENAVSIEEFRARQQAAFSAERDAWEAAGEFARAEAVTAPPAPPAEVTIPPGGRLVEAEFAASVWQLNVEPGDLVSAGQPLLALEAMKMESRVHAPMDGVVAEILTRAGDQVEAGTALIVLAPAAHHPITPGAVA; from the coding sequence ATGACCTTCGACACGCTGCTGGTCGCCAACCGGGGCGAGATCGCGGTCCGGATCATCCGCACGGCCCGCGAACTGGGCCTGCGCACGGTCGCCGTGTACGCCGACCCGGACCGCTCCGCGCCCCATGTCCGGCTCGCCGACGAGGCGGTGCGGCTCGGCCCGGCGCCCGCGAAGGAGTCGTATCTCGACGCCGACCTGGTGCTGAAGGCCGCCAAGGACACCGGCGCGGGCGCGATCCATCCCGGTTACGGCTTCCTTTCGGAGGACGCGGCCTTCGCACGGCGCTGCGAGGACGCCGGAATCGTGTTCGTCGGCCCGACGCCGGAGCAGCTGGAGCTGTTCGGGGCCAAGCACACGGCGCGGGCGGCGGCCGAGGCAGCGGGGGTGCCGCTGGCACCGGGGACGGGGTTGCTCGCCTCCGTGGACGAGGCGCTCGCGCAGGCCGCCGTGATCGGATACCCGGTCATGCTCAAGGCGACCGGTGGTGGCGGCGGGATCGGCATGTCGGCATGTCGCTCCGCCGGTGAACTGACCGACGCCTGGGAACGGGTGCAGCGCGTGGCCGCCGCCTCCTTCTCCTCCGCCGGCGTCTTCCTGGAGCGGCTCGTCGAGGACGCCCGCCATGTGGAGGTGCAGGTCTTCGGCGACGGGGAGGGCAGGGTCGTCACCTTCGGCGACCGCGACTGCTCCCTGCAGCGCCGCAACCAGAAGGTCGTGGAGGAGGCCCCGGCACCTGGGCTGCCGGCCCACCTACGGGAACAACTCGCCATATCCGCACGCGACTTGTGTGCGTCCGTCGGCTACCGCTCCGCCGGCACCGTCGAGTTCGTCTACGACGCCGCCCGCGAGGAGGCGTACTTCCTGGAGGTCAACACCCGTCTCCAGGTGGAGCATCCGGTCACCGAGGAGATCTACGGTGTCGACCTCGTCGCCTGGATGCTGCGCCTGGCCCGCGGCGAGTCCGGCGTCGTACACGAACCCGGCGAACCCCGGGGCCACGCCGTCGAGGCCCGCCTCTACGCCGAGGACCCCTCGCGCGAACACCGGCCCAGCGCGGGCCTGTTGACGCGGGTCGAGTTCCCGCCGGGCGTCCGGGTCGACGGCTGGGTGGAGACCGGCACCGAGGTGACGACGTCGTACGATCCCCTGATCGCCAAGGTCATCGCGTACGGCTCCGACCGCGCCCACGCGCTCCGCAGGCTCGACGACGCGCTGGCCCGCACCCGCGTCGACGGCATCGAGACCAACCTCGGCCTGGTGCGCGCGGCGCTCGCCGGCCAGGACTTCGCCACCGCCTCGCACTCCACGGCGACGCTGGCCTCCGTGAGCGATCCGACGCCGCGTATCGAGGTCGTCGCCGGCGGCACCCTCACCACCGTGCAGGACTGGCCGGGCCGGACCGGCCACTGGCAGGTCGGAGTGCCCCCGTGCGGCCCGATGGACGACCTGTCCTTCCGGCTCGGCAACCGGGCGCTCGGCAATGACGAGGGCGCGCCCGGCCTCGAATGCACCCTCCAGGGACCGGCGTTGAGGTTCACGCACCCCACGACCGTCTGCGTGACGGGCGCTCCGGCTGAGGTCACCCTCGACGGCACGCCGCTCGCGCAGTGGGAGCCGGTGACGGTGCCCGCGGGCGCCGTACTCGAGATCGGCGCACCGACCCGGCACGGCCTGCGCACCTACGTGCTCTTCGCCGGCGGTCTCGACGTGCCGGCCTTCCTGGGCAGCGCGAGCACCTTCACGCTGGGCCGGTTCGGCGGACACGGCGGCCGGGCGCTGCGCACGGGCGACGTACTGCACGGCGGTACGGCCACCGACGGCGTCCCCGTGCCTGAGGAGAACCGCCCCGCCTTCACCGCCGAATGGCATGTGGGCGCCGCCGAAGGCCCGCACGCCGCACCGGAGTTCTTCACCGAGGACGACATCCGCGACTTCTACGCGGCCGACTGGAAGGTCCACTTCAACTCGGCCCGCACCGGCGTACGGCTGGTCGGACCCAAGCCGCGCTGGGCACGCACCGACGGCGGCGAGGCGGGCCTGCACCCGTCCAACATCCACGACACCCCGTACTCCGTCGGCGCCGTCGACTACACCGGCGACATGCCGGTGCTGCTCGGCCCGGACGGCCCCTCGCTCGGTGGATTCGTCTGCCCGGCGACGGTGCTGAGCGGCGAGCGGTGGAAACTGGGCCAGCTGCGGCCGGGCGACACGGTGCGCTTCGCACCGGTGACCGTCGACGGTTCGCCTCGCGCGGACATCGTGGACGGCGGCGTGCTGGCCCGGGACGGCGACATCACCTACCGCCGCAGCGGCGACGACAACCTGCTCGTCGAGTTCGGGCCCATGCAGCTCGACCTGGCCCTGCGCATGCGCGTCCACGCGCTGATGGAAGCGCTGGCCCAGGAAGGCCCCGCCGGCATCACGGACCTCACACCCGGCATCCGCTCCCTGCAGATCCAGACGGACCCCGGCCGCCTGGCGCAACACGAACTCCTCACCGCGGTACGGGAGATCACGGCGGCGCTCCCGCCCACCCACGAACTCGTGGTCCCCTCCCGCACCGTCCACCTCCCCCTGTCCTGGGACGACCCGGCGACCCGCGAGGCGATCGCCCGCTATATGGCGGGCGTCCGCGACGACGCGCCCTGGTGTCCGTGGAACATCGAGTTCATCCGCCGGGTCAACGGCCTGGAGTCGGTGAACGACGTGTACGACACGGTCTTCGACGCCGAATACCTCGTGCTGGGCCTGGGCGACGTGTACCTGGGCGCCCCGGTGGCCACCCCGCTCGATCCCCGCCACCGCCTGGTGACCACGAAGTACAACCCGGCACGCACCTGGACGGCCGAGAACTCGGTCGGCATAGGCGGGGCGTACCTGTGCATCTACGGCATGGAGGGCCCGGGCGGCTACCAGTTCGTGGGCCGTACGACGCAGGTGTGGTCGGGGTGGCAGCAGCGCGGCGCGTTCGAGCCGGGCTCGCCCTGGCTGCTCCGGTTCTTCGACCGCATCAAGTGGTATCCGGTCGACGCCGACGAACTCCTGGAGCTGCGGGCCGACATCACCTCCGGCCGCTTCGTGCCGCGGATCGAGGAGGGCACGTTCTCGCTGGCCGAGTACCAGGGCTTCCTCGCCGAAAACGCCGTGTCCATCGAGGAGTTCAGGGCCCGGCAGCAGGCGGCGTTCTCGGCGGAGCGGGACGCCTGGGAGGCCGCGGGCGAGTTCGCGCGGGCCGAGGCGGTGACCGCGCCGCCGGCTCCCCCGGCCGAGGTGACGATCCCGCCGGGCGGCCGTCTGGTCGAGGCCGAATTCGCCGCGTCCGTATGGCAGTTGAACGTCGAACCCGGCGACCTGGTCTCGGCCGGGCAGCCCCTCCTAGCCCTGGAGGCGATGAAGATGGAGTCCAGGGTGCACGCGCCGATGGACGGCGTGGTGGCGGAGATCCTGACCAGGGCGGGCGACCAGGTGGAGGCCGGGACGGCTCTGATCGTCCTGGCCCCGGCGGCGCACCACCCCATCACTCCGGGGGCTGTGGCATGA
- the atzF gene encoding allophanate hydrolase: MSGWAASIARRTGVNHTEEQEMSAVNRVRAAYARIEAVDRPEIWIDVRPRSEAEAEARAIDARVAAGERLPLAGRLFAAKGNIDVAGLPTTAGCPAYAYRPQADAPVVARLRAAGAIVLGTTNLDQFATGLVGTRSPHGAVRNAHDPARISGGSSSGSAVAVALGIVDLALGTDTAGSGRVPAAFNGIVGLKPTRGLVPTAGVVPACASLDCVTVFARTLPEAEQALSFMTSPPDRALPPLPQRPPGPWRVAVPAPGQLGELDAHWSEAYEAAVRQLEAAGADIRPLDLAPFTEAAAMLYEGAFVAERYTAVGSFVDKAIADGVEGLDPTVTGIITRARDIPAHRLYADTDRLAALRSRALSELSDADALLLPTTPGHPTLAEVAADPLGANARLGRFTNSTNLFDLAAVAVPAGEVNGLPFGVMLIGPAFTDDRLARIAGLLQPETRVAVVGAHLTGQPLNAQLLALGARLDRTTTTAPVYRLHALRTAPPKPGLVHIGEGGAEIETEVWRLPAEGLGRLLATLPRPMTLGSVELADGSHVPGFLCEPSALADAEDITSYGGWRSYLDRRDEQLPGDPRRHPTDV, encoded by the coding sequence ATGAGCGGCTGGGCCGCGAGCATCGCGAGGCGAACGGGAGTGAACCACACCGAGGAGCAAGAGATGTCCGCTGTGAACCGTGTCCGTGCCGCCTATGCCCGCATCGAGGCCGTGGACCGCCCCGAGATCTGGATCGATGTGCGCCCGCGGTCGGAGGCCGAGGCGGAGGCCCGGGCGATCGACGCACGCGTGGCGGCGGGTGAGCGACTTCCGCTCGCCGGGCGTCTGTTCGCGGCGAAGGGCAACATCGACGTGGCCGGCCTGCCCACCACCGCGGGCTGCCCGGCGTACGCCTACCGGCCCCAGGCCGACGCACCGGTGGTCGCCCGGCTGCGCGCCGCCGGTGCGATCGTGCTGGGCACCACGAACCTCGACCAGTTCGCGACGGGCCTGGTGGGCACGCGCTCGCCGCACGGCGCGGTGCGCAACGCCCACGACCCCGCGCGCATCAGCGGTGGCTCCAGCTCCGGCTCGGCGGTCGCCGTGGCTCTCGGCATCGTCGACCTCGCCCTGGGCACGGACACCGCGGGCTCGGGCCGGGTCCCGGCCGCCTTCAACGGCATCGTCGGCCTCAAGCCGACCCGCGGCCTGGTCCCGACGGCGGGCGTGGTCCCGGCCTGCGCCTCCCTCGACTGCGTGACGGTATTCGCCCGCACGCTCCCGGAGGCCGAACAGGCACTGTCCTTCATGACCTCCCCGCCGGACCGCGCCCTCCCACCCCTCCCCCAGCGCCCCCCGGGCCCCTGGCGCGTCGCCGTCCCGGCGCCCGGTCAGCTCGGCGAACTGGACGCGCACTGGTCCGAGGCGTACGAGGCCGCGGTACGGCAGCTCGAAGCGGCCGGCGCCGACATCCGCCCTCTGGACCTCGCCCCCTTCACCGAGGCAGCCGCGATGCTCTACGAGGGCGCGTTCGTCGCCGAGCGCTACACGGCAGTGGGGAGTTTTGTCGACAAGGCGATCGCCGACGGCGTCGAGGGCCTGGACCCCACGGTCACCGGCATCATCACCCGCGCCCGCGACATCCCGGCCCACCGGCTCTACGCCGACACCGACCGCCTGGCCGCCCTCCGCAGCCGCGCCCTGAGCGAGCTGTCCGACGCGGACGCGCTGCTGCTCCCCACCACCCCCGGCCATCCGACTCTCGCCGAAGTGGCCGCCGACCCCCTGGGCGCCAACGCCCGCCTGGGCCGCTTCACCAACTCCACCAACCTCTTCGACCTGGCGGCGGTCGCCGTCCCGGCCGGCGAGGTGAACGGCCTCCCGTTCGGCGTGATGCTGATCGGCCCGGCGTTCACGGACGACCGGCTGGCCCGGATCGCGGGCCTGCTCCAGCCGGAGACCCGGGTGGCGGTGGTGGGCGCCCATCTGACCGGCCAGCCTCTCAACGCCCAGCTCCTGGCCCTGGGCGCCCGCCTGGACCGGACGACCACGACGGCGCCGGTATACCGCCTGCACGCCTTGCGCACAGCCCCTCCCAAGCCGGGGCTGGTCCACATCGGCGAGGGAGGCGCGGAGATCGAGACGGAGGTGTGGCGCCTTCCGGCGGAGGGCCTGGGCCGTCTCCTGGCCACCCTCCCCCGTCCGATGACGCTGGGGAGCGTCGAACTGGCGGACGGCAGCCACGTCCCCGGCTTCCTGTGCGAGCCATCCGCCCTCGCGGACGCCGAGGACATCACGTCGTACGGCGGCTGGCGTTCGTACCTCGATCGCCGGGATGAGCAGCTCCCCGGCGATCCGCGCCGTCACCCCACCGACGTGTAG